Proteins encoded within one genomic window of candidate division WOR-3 bacterium:
- the rpoB gene encoding DNA-directed RNA polymerase subunit beta, with protein MNIIDFSKNKVTFNMPHLLEVQTESYKKFRDVAIGKVFKELFPITGIHNRYELRYVSHRLGLPKYTVQEAIEKGVTYSIPLRVTFQLLCKENDNTLRSVTEQEIYLCDLPLMTHRGTFVINGVERVIVNQIHRSPGVYYSEENDNYSAMIIPYHGQWIEFIVDPQNYFWAILDRKKRISGTLFLKSLGYQEEEIVNLFFKTKIVEIDEAKNCFLAEEITIGDNINFRVLDLIDETNYEILKNHGVKKVKIVDSREPGVSILANTIKKDPSNIKTREDAAKKIYSLLRTIPPPTPEFACNFINDLLFNKSYFDLGEVGRFKINQRFDIKEEPKSTTLTINDLIMVLRELFRFANKEFEPDDIDHLGNRRVRRVGELLENQFKQAITQLIQSIREKASLLEEENLSPQELINPHLVSNILMKFFTTSQLSQFMEQTNPISELTHKRRISSLGQGGLTRQTAGFEVRDVHHSHYGRICPIETPEGPNIGLISSLSSYARIDDYGFIVSPYWEVQNGIVKNKCVYLRADEEDKCTIAQANTPVDKNGKILVDRVLCRRKGEFPMVPPEEVNYMDVSPEQVFSPTTSLIPFLEHDDADRALMGSNMQRQAVPLINPDIPLVQTGMESKIARDSGTLLIAEEDGTVEYVDANQIIVKTEKGKRYKYQLAKFIRSNQNTCIHQRPLVKIGEVVKKGQVLADGYATKEGTLALGKNVLIAFLPYLGYNFEDAIVVSERLLKEDTFTSIHILEFDCEVRETKLGPEEITRDIPGVPESLCKDLDQFGIVRIGAEVGPDDILVGKITPKGESELTPEERLMRAIFVEKAANVRDTSLRVEPGVEGVVIDVRVLTRRTNDPLAKAVMEERERKIKQEFAQMHNEIIHTRNELLKNLLCEQTADSTIRDDKGRVILKKGQKFDEKFFEDLNSEKITADENFVENSKINEQVAKIIKEYEEQIQQLKADKKIEEDKLLRGDELPYGVLKIVKVYIAQKRKISVGDKMAGRHGNKGVVAKIVPEEDMPYLADGTPVDIVLNPLGVPSRMNVGQILETHLGWAAHKMQFYALSPVFNGATVEEIKEKLKEAGLPESGQVTLYDGRTGLPFDSKVTVGYMYMLKLIHMVDEKMHARSSGPYSLITQQPLGGKAQFGGQRLGEMEVWALEAYGAAYTLQEMLTVKSDDVDGRAAMYEALIRGKNPPKPRAPASFNVLLKELQGLCLNVSFMKENKENKEENNET; from the coding sequence ATGAACATCATAGATTTTTCAAAAAATAAAGTCACCTTCAACATGCCCCATCTTCTTGAGGTTCAAACCGAATCTTACAAAAAATTCCGGGATGTTGCGATTGGTAAGGTATTCAAAGAGTTATTTCCGATAACTGGCATTCACAATCGCTACGAATTGCGGTATGTATCACATCGTTTGGGCCTTCCTAAATACACAGTCCAGGAAGCTATTGAGAAGGGGGTTACCTATTCCATACCCCTCCGCGTGACCTTCCAATTATTGTGCAAGGAAAACGACAATACCCTGCGTTCAGTGACGGAACAGGAAATCTATCTTTGCGATCTACCATTAATGACACACCGAGGCACATTTGTAATCAATGGTGTGGAACGAGTTATCGTCAACCAGATTCACCGCTCTCCAGGCGTCTATTACAGCGAAGAAAACGATAACTATTCGGCGATGATCATACCTTACCATGGTCAATGGATTGAATTCATCGTTGATCCTCAAAATTATTTCTGGGCTATACTTGATCGGAAAAAAAGGATTTCAGGGACCCTCTTTTTGAAAAGCCTTGGGTACCAGGAGGAGGAAATCGTCAATCTCTTCTTTAAAACCAAGATTGTGGAAATTGACGAAGCGAAAAACTGTTTTCTGGCTGAGGAAATAACCATCGGAGACAACATCAATTTTCGGGTGCTGGATTTGATTGACGAAACTAATTATGAGATATTAAAAAATCACGGAGTGAAAAAGGTTAAAATAGTAGACTCTCGAGAGCCTGGGGTTTCAATTTTAGCCAACACCATTAAAAAAGACCCGAGCAATATTAAAACCCGGGAAGATGCGGCAAAAAAGATATATTCTCTATTAAGAACCATCCCGCCGCCCACCCCTGAATTTGCTTGTAATTTTATCAACGATCTTCTCTTCAACAAGTCGTATTTTGATCTGGGAGAAGTCGGGCGTTTTAAAATCAATCAACGTTTTGATATTAAAGAAGAACCTAAGTCTACCACACTCACAATCAACGATTTAATCATGGTGCTGCGGGAATTATTCCGCTTTGCTAATAAAGAATTTGAACCCGATGATATTGATCATTTAGGGAACCGCCGGGTGCGCCGAGTTGGTGAATTACTCGAAAACCAATTTAAACAGGCGATAACCCAATTAATCCAGAGCATTAGGGAAAAAGCATCGCTCTTGGAAGAGGAAAACCTTTCACCACAGGAATTGATCAATCCCCATCTTGTTTCCAACATTTTAATGAAGTTTTTTACAACCTCCCAGCTCTCCCAGTTTATGGAGCAAACAAACCCTATCTCTGAGTTAACCCACAAACGGCGTATCTCCTCGCTGGGTCAAGGTGGTCTCACTCGCCAGACCGCTGGTTTTGAAGTCCGCGATGTCCATCATTCCCATTATGGACGTATCTGCCCGATTGAAACCCCGGAAGGACCAAATATCGGTTTAATCTCCAGTCTTTCCAGTTATGCGCGCATTGATGATTATGGTTTTATCGTTTCACCCTATTGGGAAGTCCAGAATGGGATAGTGAAAAACAAATGTGTCTACCTCCGTGCTGATGAAGAAGATAAATGCACCATTGCTCAAGCCAACACCCCGGTTGATAAAAATGGGAAAATTCTTGTCGACCGTGTCCTCTGCCGGCGCAAAGGGGAATTTCCAATGGTGCCACCTGAAGAGGTCAATTACATGGATGTTTCACCAGAACAAGTATTCAGTCCCACAACTTCCTTAATACCATTCTTAGAGCATGATGATGCGGACCGCGCCCTGATGGGTTCCAATATGCAACGTCAGGCCGTGCCTTTGATTAACCCTGATATTCCTCTGGTTCAGACCGGGATGGAAAGTAAGATTGCTCGGGATTCCGGAACATTATTGATCGCTGAAGAAGATGGAACCGTGGAATATGTAGATGCAAATCAAATAATCGTCAAAACGGAAAAGGGTAAGAGGTACAAGTACCAGCTCGCAAAATTCATCCGTTCTAATCAGAATACCTGTATCCATCAACGTCCGCTGGTCAAAATTGGAGAGGTAGTGAAAAAAGGTCAGGTTCTCGCCGATGGCTACGCAACTAAAGAGGGAACTCTCGCCCTGGGTAAAAATGTTCTTATTGCCTTCCTTCCCTATCTAGGCTACAATTTTGAAGATGCAATTGTGGTGAGTGAACGATTATTAAAAGAAGATACCTTTACTTCTATTCACATTTTGGAATTTGATTGCGAAGTTCGTGAAACAAAGCTCGGACCAGAAGAGATCACCAGGGATATTCCCGGGGTACCGGAGTCATTATGTAAAGATCTTGATCAGTTCGGGATTGTACGAATCGGAGCCGAGGTTGGACCGGATGATATTCTGGTAGGAAAAATCACACCTAAGGGTGAGAGTGAACTCACCCCTGAAGAACGATTAATGCGTGCCATATTTGTCGAAAAAGCTGCCAACGTCCGAGATACTTCGCTCCGGGTGGAACCCGGTGTAGAAGGCGTGGTTATTGACGTCCGGGTTTTGACCCGCCGTACCAATGACCCATTAGCAAAGGCAGTAATGGAAGAAAGAGAGCGGAAGATAAAACAGGAATTCGCCCAGATGCATAATGAAATAATTCACACCCGTAATGAATTACTTAAGAATCTACTCTGCGAGCAGACTGCAGATTCCACGATTCGGGATGATAAAGGACGCGTGATTCTAAAAAAAGGTCAAAAATTTGATGAAAAATTCTTTGAGGATTTAAATAGCGAAAAAATCACGGCGGACGAAAATTTTGTTGAAAACAGTAAAATTAATGAGCAGGTGGCGAAAATTATTAAGGAATATGAAGAACAAATTCAACAATTGAAAGCGGATAAGAAGATTGAAGAAGACAAGTTATTAAGGGGGGATGAATTACCCTATGGTGTTTTAAAAATTGTCAAGGTTTATATCGCCCAAAAGCGCAAGATTTCGGTTGGCGATAAAATGGCCGGCAGGCATGGAAATAAAGGGGTGGTCGCCAAGATTGTTCCGGAAGAAGATATGCCTTATCTTGCTGACGGCACGCCTGTGGATATTGTTTTAAATCCTCTCGGTGTTCCCTCGCGGATGAATGTGGGACAGATATTGGAAACTCATTTAGGCTGGGCCGCTCATAAAATGCAATTTTATGCCCTCTCCCCAGTCTTCAATGGTGCCACGGTAGAAGAAATCAAAGAGAAATTAAAGGAGGCGGGATTACCAGAGTCTGGTCAGGTAACGCTTTACGATGGCCGGACCGGATTGCCTTTTGATTCCAAGGTGACCGTAGGATATATGTATATGCTGAAGTTGATCCACATGGTTGATGAAAAGATGCATGCCCGTTCCAGCGGTCCCTACTCTCTCATCACCCAGCAACCCCTTGGCGGAAAGGCGCAATTTGGTGGCCAGCGGCTGGGTGAAATGGAAGTTTGGGCACTCGAGGCTTATGGGGCAGCTTACACCCTCCAGGAGATGTTAACTGTAAAATCCGACGATGTTGATGGTCGGGCGGCAATGTATGAAGCATTAATCCGGGGCAAAAATCCACCCAAACCTCGAGCACCGGCATCGTTTAATGTGTTACTCAAAGAATTGCAAGGGTTGTGTCTCAATGTAAGCTTTATGAAGGAAAATAAGGAAAATAAGGAGGAAAATAATGAAACATAA
- the rplL gene encoding 50S ribosomal protein L7/L12, protein MTTKEKRSVEQLVEDISNLTVLELSELVKALQDKFGVTAAAPVQMVAQPVGGVETAKAAAEEKSEYTITLTASGDKKIQVLKVLRELTGLGLKEAKELVDNPPKVIKEGATKEEAQTFKTKLEEVGATVEIK, encoded by the coding sequence ATGACAACTAAAGAAAAAAGAAGTGTTGAGCAATTAGTCGAAGATATAAGCAATCTCACAGTTCTGGAGCTCTCCGAGTTGGTAAAAGCCCTCCAGGACAAATTTGGAGTCACCGCGGCTGCGCCTGTTCAAATGGTCGCCCAACCTGTAGGGGGTGTGGAAACAGCCAAAGCGGCTGCGGAAGAAAAAAGTGAATATACAATTACCCTTACTGCCAGTGGTGATAAGAAAATTCAGGTCCTGAAGGTATTACGAGAACTCACCGGGTTGGGTTTGAAAGAAGCCAAAGAGCTTGTCGACAATCCACCCAAGGTAATAAAAGAGGGTGCTACCAAGGAAGAAGCCCAGACCTTTAAAACGAAACTTGAAGAAGTAGGGGCAACGGTTGAAATAAAGTAA
- the rplJ gene encoding 50S ribosomal protein L10, which yields MPSPRNVEILKKSTELLKDAKAFYFTDFTGLNVQQMEKLRRELKKNRCNYLVVKNTIGLRALQNLGYEVESLRKLFFGPLGIAIAYDDPLVPTKILKEVEGLKIKGAFVEGSVFDAEGVAELARIPSKSFLIQSVVGSLNIVGNFVNTLNGVIQKLLFTIDAIRDKINSQK from the coding sequence ATGCCATCGCCACGAAATGTTGAAATCCTCAAAAAAAGTACGGAACTCTTGAAGGATGCTAAGGCATTCTACTTTACTGATTTTACCGGGCTCAATGTCCAGCAAATGGAAAAACTGCGCCGAGAATTGAAGAAAAATCGTTGCAATTATCTGGTCGTAAAGAATACTATTGGACTGCGTGCCCTGCAAAACCTTGGTTATGAGGTCGAATCCCTCAGGAAATTATTTTTTGGTCCATTGGGTATTGCCATCGCCTATGACGACCCACTTGTGCCGACAAAGATTTTAAAGGAGGTTGAGGGTTTAAAAATCAAAGGTGCCTTTGTTGAAGGAAGTGTTTTTGATGCAGAAGGTGTGGCTGAACTCGCTCGGATACCTTCAAAAAGTTTTTTAATACAAAGTGTGGTTGGTTCATTAAATATCGTGGGTAATTTCGTAAACACCTTAAACGGTGTTATACAAAAATTATTATTCACCATTGATGCAATTAGAGATAAAATAAACAGTCAAAAATAA
- the rplA gene encoding 50S ribosomal protein L1, producing MKRSKRYNEALAKFDRNKKYSLKEAIEILKNTATAKCSESVDLAIKLNINTKKQDQMVRGTSELPYGTGKTKKILVLTKGEKEKEAKEAGADYVGFEEYIEKIKSGWIDFDSVIATPDAMPEVGKLGKILGPKGLMPSPKTGTVTFEVGPQVKALKKGKIEFKSDKGGCVHALVGKVSFPSEHLEANIQTFINDLIAAKPPTVKGQFIKSITVSSTFGPGIKINEKEFLKTK from the coding sequence ATGAAGAGATCAAAACGTTATAACGAAGCATTAGCCAAATTTGACCGAAACAAAAAATATTCTTTAAAAGAAGCAATTGAGATTCTTAAAAATACGGCTACGGCAAAGTGCAGTGAATCGGTTGACCTGGCAATAAAATTGAATATCAACACCAAGAAACAAGACCAGATGGTACGGGGGACATCGGAACTACCTTACGGTACCGGAAAGACCAAAAAAATCCTCGTGCTCACCAAAGGCGAAAAAGAAAAAGAGGCCAAGGAAGCGGGTGCAGACTATGTTGGGTTTGAAGAATATATTGAAAAAATAAAATCAGGCTGGATTGATTTCGATAGTGTAATTGCAACTCCGGATGCCATGCCTGAAGTCGGTAAATTAGGAAAGATTCTCGGTCCCAAGGGGCTGATGCCTTCACCTAAAACTGGCACTGTAACCTTTGAAGTCGGTCCCCAGGTTAAAGCCTTAAAGAAAGGGAAAATCGAATTTAAATCGGATAAAGGAGGCTGTGTCCATGCCCTGGTAGGAAAGGTCTCTTTTCCATCGGAACATCTAGAGGCTAACATCCAGACCTTTATCAATGACCTGATTGCAGCCAAACCACCGACCGTCAAAGGGCAGTTTATTAAGTCTATTACCGTCTCCTCTACATTTGGTCCCGGGATAAAAATCAATGAAAAAGAATTTTTGAAAACAAAGTAG